A portion of the Pseudomonas protegens CHA0 genome contains these proteins:
- a CDS encoding GNAT family N-acetyltransferase: MSSITLFQAPPPEAIQSQIQQMVVDYITDVSAVAIAPSNPLYNLYQYGVGYEVHLYLQAMDGSRGIAVELVVATDPQAPDQVLGFTLYLPVKDDPQACAVAYMAVLQGHRRQGIARQMLQAMLARYPHAELACNVAKVGCFEALGFQLLGARGPQVLMNTRDHGSDGLLAVLDVAPIYQSVEVRQIHTYLLAQHGRKAMLEAEKKRDRQLDQMTRQAQALVRERLGEAALYRSRAPQLIN, encoded by the coding sequence ATGTCCAGCATCACCCTGTTCCAAGCCCCGCCGCCCGAAGCCATCCAGAGCCAGATCCAGCAGATGGTGGTGGACTACATCACCGATGTCAGCGCGGTGGCCATCGCCCCGAGCAACCCGCTGTACAACCTGTACCAGTACGGCGTCGGCTATGAGGTGCACCTGTACCTGCAGGCCATGGACGGTTCCCGGGGGATCGCGGTGGAGCTGGTGGTGGCCACCGACCCGCAGGCCCCGGACCAGGTGCTGGGTTTCACCCTGTACCTGCCGGTCAAGGACGATCCCCAGGCCTGCGCCGTGGCGTACATGGCAGTGCTGCAAGGCCACCGGCGCCAGGGCATTGCCCGGCAGATGCTGCAAGCCATGCTGGCGCGTTACCCCCATGCGGAACTTGCCTGCAACGTGGCCAAGGTGGGGTGTTTCGAGGCCCTGGGCTTCCAGCTGCTGGGCGCCCGCGGCCCGCAGGTGCTGATGAACACCCGGGACCACGGCAGCGACGGCCTGCTGGCGGTGCTGGATGTGGCACCGATCTACCAGTCGGTGGAAGTGCGGCAGATCCACACCTACCTGCTGGCCCAGCACGGGCGCAAAGCCATGCTGGAAGCGGAGAAAAAGCGCGACCGGCAGCTGGACCAGATGACCCGCCAGGCCCAGGCGCTGGTGCGCGAGCGCCTCGGGGAAGCGGCCTTGTACCGCTCACGGGCGCCGCAGTTGATCAACTGA
- the lhgO gene encoding L-2-hydroxyglutarate oxidase, translating into MIYDFCIIGGGIVGLATAMEILKRQPGASLVILEKENVLAKHQTGHNSGVIHAGIYYAPGSLKADLCKRGAEATKQFCSEHGIKFEVCGKVLVASNALEVQRMEALYQRSQQNGLKVERLDAEQLRQREPNIVGLGGLFLDATGIVDYREVCDTMARVIRREGGEICLSQTVTAIQESADSVTVSSHGGSWRAKKLVACAGLQSDRLAVMAGVKIDHQIIPFRGEYFRLPASKNNIVNHLIYPIPDPELPFLGVHLTRMIDGSVTVGPNAVLGLGRENYRKFSINWRDVAQYASFPGFWKTIWQNLGSGTTEMKNSLFKSGYLEQCRKYCPSLQVEDLLPYEAGIRAQAVMRDGSLVHDFLFAETPRMLHVCNAPSPAATSAIPIGSMIADRIFQAA; encoded by the coding sequence ATGATTTACGACTTTTGCATCATCGGCGGCGGCATCGTCGGCCTGGCTACGGCGATGGAGATCCTCAAGCGCCAGCCCGGCGCTTCGCTGGTCATCCTGGAAAAGGAAAACGTCCTGGCCAAGCACCAGACCGGGCACAACAGCGGGGTGATCCACGCCGGCATCTACTACGCCCCGGGCAGCCTCAAGGCCGACCTGTGCAAGCGTGGCGCCGAGGCCACCAAGCAGTTCTGCAGCGAGCACGGGATCAAGTTCGAGGTCTGCGGCAAGGTGCTGGTGGCGTCCAACGCCCTGGAAGTGCAGCGCATGGAGGCCCTGTACCAGCGCTCGCAACAGAACGGCCTGAAGGTGGAGCGCCTGGACGCCGAGCAACTGCGCCAGCGCGAACCGAATATCGTCGGTCTTGGCGGGCTGTTCCTCGACGCCACCGGCATCGTCGACTACCGCGAAGTCTGCGACACCATGGCCCGGGTGATCCGCCGCGAGGGCGGCGAGATCTGCCTGAGCCAGACCGTCACCGCGATCCAGGAAAGCGCCGACAGCGTCACCGTCAGCAGCCATGGCGGCAGCTGGCGGGCGAAGAAGCTGGTGGCCTGCGCCGGCCTGCAATCGGATCGCCTGGCGGTGATGGCCGGGGTGAAGATCGACCACCAGATCATCCCCTTTCGCGGCGAGTACTTCCGCCTGCCGGCGTCGAAGAACAACATCGTCAATCACTTGATCTACCCGATCCCCGATCCGGAGCTGCCGTTCCTCGGGGTGCACCTGACCCGCATGATCGACGGCAGCGTTACCGTCGGCCCCAACGCGGTACTGGGCCTGGGCCGGGAGAACTACAGGAAGTTCTCCATCAACTGGCGCGACGTGGCGCAGTACGCCAGCTTCCCCGGTTTCTGGAAAACCATCTGGCAGAACCTCGGCTCTGGCACCACCGAGATGAAGAACTCGCTGTTCAAGTCCGGCTACCTGGAGCAGTGCCGCAAGTACTGCCCTTCCCTGCAAGTGGAAGACCTGCTGCCTTATGAGGCGGGGATCCGCGCCCAGGCGGTGATGCGCGACGGCAGCCTGGTGCACGATTTCCTGTTCGCCGAAACCCCGCGCATGTTGCATGTGTGCAACGCGCCCTCGCCCGCCGCCACCTCGGCGATTCCCATTGGCTCGATGATTGCCGACCGGATTTTCCAGGCCGCCTGA
- a CDS encoding nucleotidyltransferase domain-containing protein, producing MSPDSAFGVDADGLIALPAAPPLQPEYRALLDELCAALTAPASPPLHSLYLYGSVARGTARPGASDLDLCLILQDPADPTACQHLENLRQALQARHPLVSKIDFDIGDLNQVLETRNLGSWGYWLKHHCRCLWGEDLRSRFAPFRPSREIALAVNGDFLAVLDDYAKRIDREQKPAEVLRLQRQASRKLVRATNLLRQEQEPSWPQSLDEHVWLFVQHYPEMAGTIDVFRQAAEATAPAGAGFSDRLRQMAQWMSQALTPPPSRN from the coding sequence ATGTCACCCGATAGCGCATTCGGCGTCGATGCCGACGGCTTGATCGCCCTTCCTGCCGCCCCCCCCCTGCAGCCCGAGTACCGAGCCCTGCTCGACGAGCTGTGCGCCGCCCTCACCGCTCCCGCCAGCCCGCCGCTGCATAGCCTGTACCTGTACGGCAGCGTCGCCCGTGGCACAGCCCGGCCTGGAGCTTCCGACCTGGACCTGTGCCTGATCCTGCAAGATCCCGCCGACCCGACCGCGTGCCAGCATCTGGAAAACCTGCGCCAAGCCCTGCAAGCGCGCCACCCGCTGGTGTCGAAGATCGATTTCGATATCGGCGACCTCAACCAGGTGCTGGAAACGCGGAACCTCGGCAGCTGGGGCTATTGGCTCAAGCACCATTGCCGCTGCCTGTGGGGCGAAGACCTGCGCTCGCGCTTTGCACCTTTCAGGCCCAGCCGGGAGATTGCCCTGGCGGTGAACGGTGACTTTCTCGCAGTGCTGGACGACTACGCCAAGCGCATCGACCGCGAACAGAAGCCCGCCGAAGTCCTCCGGCTGCAACGGCAGGCCTCGCGCAAACTCGTTCGCGCCACCAACCTGCTGCGCCAGGAGCAGGAGCCGAGCTGGCCCCAGAGCCTGGATGAGCATGTGTGGCTGTTTGTGCAGCACTACCCGGAAATGGCAGGCACCATCGACGTGTTTCGCCAGGCCGCCGAGGCAACGGCCCCCGCCGGCGCCGGTTTCAGCGACCGCTTGCGGCAGATGGCGCAGTGGATGAGCCAGGCACTGACCCCGCCGCCATCCAGGAATTGA
- a CDS encoding MFS transporter, with the protein MTAVETSSTAAETPQQTKKRLRKVAAATIFGSMLEWYDFYLYATMAAIVFSKIFFDNSNPKSATLMAFSTFAIGFIARPFGGILFGYLGDKFGRKQVLVLTFCLMGVCTALIGLIPSYASIGIWAPILLVAIRIIQGLGAGAELSGAAVTSYEHASEGKRGSQGAWPALGLNLGLLLSSLTIYLLTINGNDFLLAGGWRIPFVCSIVLVAVGLWVRNSIPETPEFKELSKESQKAKASPLKALFKNDLKGLAVVFFVAVGYNALSYIFKTFSLAYLTQYKNVDVHVTSLSVTIASLIAIVAVPFFGWLCDKWSSKTVLILGGLFSVLFAYPFLALLNTGESLMIYIAIGVGTGILAPMMFAPQGSFLSRQFPTATRSSGFGTGREIGTAIAGGLAPLGALSLVTASATHSTDGVVIILAVAAVLVVVFAFLDQGRKHSAFKN; encoded by the coding sequence ATGACCGCAGTTGAAACCAGCAGTACTGCAGCGGAAACCCCACAGCAAACCAAGAAACGCCTGCGCAAGGTCGCGGCGGCCACCATCTTCGGCTCGATGCTGGAGTGGTATGACTTCTACCTCTACGCCACCATGGCGGCCATCGTCTTCTCGAAGATCTTCTTCGATAACAGCAACCCGAAAAGCGCCACCCTGATGGCCTTCTCGACCTTTGCCATCGGCTTTATCGCCCGCCCCTTCGGCGGCATCCTGTTCGGCTACCTGGGGGACAAGTTCGGCCGCAAGCAGGTACTGGTGCTGACCTTCTGCCTGATGGGCGTGTGCACCGCGCTGATCGGCCTGATCCCCAGCTATGCGTCGATCGGCATCTGGGCGCCGATCCTGCTGGTGGCAATCCGCATCATCCAGGGCCTGGGCGCCGGCGCCGAACTGTCCGGCGCGGCGGTCACCTCCTATGAGCATGCCAGCGAAGGCAAGCGCGGCAGCCAGGGCGCCTGGCCGGCGCTGGGGCTGAACCTGGGCCTGCTGCTGTCGTCGCTGACCATCTACCTGCTGACCATCAACGGCAACGACTTCCTGCTGGCCGGCGGCTGGCGCATTCCGTTCGTCTGCAGCATCGTCCTGGTGGCCGTCGGCCTGTGGGTGCGCAACAGCATTCCGGAAACCCCGGAGTTCAAGGAACTGAGCAAGGAAAGCCAGAAAGCCAAGGCCTCGCCACTCAAGGCGCTGTTCAAGAACGACCTCAAGGGCCTGGCCGTGGTGTTCTTCGTGGCGGTGGGCTACAACGCCCTGAGCTACATCTTCAAGACCTTCTCCCTGGCCTACCTGACCCAGTACAAGAACGTCGATGTGCACGTCACTTCGCTGTCAGTGACCATCGCCAGCCTGATCGCCATCGTCGCCGTGCCGTTCTTCGGCTGGCTCTGCGACAAGTGGAGCAGCAAGACCGTGCTGATCCTCGGCGGGCTGTTCTCGGTGCTGTTCGCCTACCCCTTCCTGGCCCTGCTGAACACCGGTGAGAGCCTGATGATCTACATCGCCATCGGCGTCGGCACCGGCATTCTGGCGCCGATGATGTTCGCCCCACAGGGCTCCTTCCTCAGCCGCCAGTTCCCCACCGCGACCCGCTCTTCGGGCTTCGGCACAGGGCGCGAGATCGGCACCGCCATCGCTGGTGGCCTGGCGCCGCTGGGCGCTCTGTCCCTGGTGACGGCCTCGGCCACCCACTCCACCGACGGCGTGGTGATCATTCTCGCCGTCGCCGCGGTGCTGGTGGTGGTGTTCGCCTTCCTCGACCAGGGCCGCAAGCACTCGGCCTTCAAGAACTGA
- a CDS encoding DeoR/GlpR family DNA-binding transcription regulator has product MQGQHPPAELPSLRRQKILLLLERDGKVMAAELSRHFAVSEDTIRRDLAELDAGGLVQRVHGGALPRPKDSGKDYFTRVGETNEAKLRLAQYAVQWVQDGQTVLFDSGSTTLHIAQSLPADISLTAVTASPMIAVALAEYPKVRVILAGGQLNPATLSASGHEALRMIQGIKADLMFTGVCAIHPEIGISSLHFDEVPIKQAMFDSASEVIAVTTADKLGAMEPFVVVPCNRLHRLVTEQEAPGVDIEGYRQLGIEVLQV; this is encoded by the coding sequence ATGCAAGGTCAACACCCGCCAGCCGAGCTGCCATCCTTGCGTCGGCAAAAAATCCTTCTGCTGCTGGAGCGCGACGGCAAGGTCATGGCCGCCGAACTGAGCCGGCATTTCGCGGTGTCCGAAGACACCATCCGTCGCGACCTGGCGGAGCTGGATGCCGGCGGCCTGGTGCAGCGGGTCCATGGTGGCGCGCTGCCGCGGCCCAAGGACAGCGGCAAGGACTATTTCACCCGGGTCGGCGAAACCAATGAGGCGAAACTGCGCCTGGCGCAATATGCCGTGCAATGGGTGCAGGACGGCCAGACGGTGCTGTTCGATTCCGGCTCCACCACCCTGCACATCGCCCAGTCGCTGCCGGCGGACATCAGCCTGACCGCGGTCACCGCCTCGCCGATGATTGCCGTGGCCCTGGCCGAGTACCCCAAGGTCAGGGTGATTCTCGCCGGTGGCCAGCTCAACCCGGCAACCCTGTCCGCCAGCGGCCATGAAGCACTGCGCATGATCCAGGGAATCAAGGCCGACCTGATGTTCACCGGCGTCTGCGCGATCCACCCGGAGATCGGCATCAGCTCCCTGCATTTCGACGAGGTGCCGATCAAGCAGGCAATGTTCGACAGTGCCAGCGAGGTCATCGCCGTGACCACCGCCGACAAGCTCGGCGCCATGGAACCCTTCGTGGTGGTGCCATGCAACCGCTTGCACCGGCTGGTGACCGAGCAGGAGGCGCCGGGTGTGGACATCGAAGGCTATCGGCAGTTGGGGATCGAGGTGCTGCAGGTCTGA